A stretch of the Ostrea edulis chromosome 9, xbOstEdul1.1, whole genome shotgun sequence genome encodes the following:
- the LOC125672883 gene encoding uncharacterized protein LOC125672883: MAMAGASTTRKELALSLSILKNINHALSSMNLKVCNGGVGEGISFSQASVLVDFKYHTEGYTFSKEYGFTDIFEKGNSILMDYIKLGKKPNGPELRALDALLSFISRIEEASKALQVETQESEGTGRNETDWAAKLAIHFFSPLSLSEAYVLDNHSMKKKKECPCPCKEVIRYGDTSIGNSKTWYGRFDILIGKRAYETGRSKRQKCEANVDVGATVVPENVDKDSSDDDFSDDTLSQIEVKSEDLKNHLSQLFSQTIVFSFYEKKCHPFLNLVPYIGVSKSHIQFHFYDSQKDIYLASKEMPLFYVNQTLRLPTVIATWLVLNYKHLLSEITEDMEREGKFGFHSQVLPESLNLYKTEIEMGLTVKPKTFQFMVANYVPTIFIAKKTDAEYE, translated from the exons ATGGCGATGGCGGGCGCTTCGACCACCAGAAAAGAACTAGCGCTTTCTctttctattttgaaaaatataaatcatgCGCTTTCAAGTATGAATCTAAAAGTATGCAACGGAGGGGTCGGAGAAGGAATTAGTTTTAGCCAAGCAAGTGTGCTCGTTGACTTCAAGTATCATACGGAAGGGTATACTTTCAGTAAAGAATACGGATTTACTGACATATTCGAGAAAGGAAACTCAATTTTGATGGATTATATAAAATTGGGGAAAAAACCAAATGGACCTGAACTACGGGCTTTGGATGCTTTGTTGTCGTTTATATCTCGTATTGAAG AAGCAAGCAAGGCACTTCAAGTAGAGACACAAGAATCAGAAGGAACAGGAAGAAATGAAACCGACTGGGCAGCAAAACTTGCCATTCATTTTTTCTCACCCCTTTCATTGTCAGAAGCATATGTTTTGGATAACCATAGcatgaaaaagaagaaagaatgCCCTTGTCCTTGTAAAGAAGTCATCAGATATGGGGACACATCAATTG GTAATTCGAAAACATGGTATGGCAGATTTGATATTTTGATCGGAAAACGTGCATATGAGACTGGAAGATCAAAAAGGCAGAAGTGTGAAGCTAATGTTGATGTAGGTGCAACTGTAGTTCCTGAGAATGTGGACAAAGATTCATCAGATGATGATTTCTCAGATGATACTCTCTCTCAAATTGAAGTGAAGTCTGAAGATCTTAAAAATCACTTGTCACAATTGTTTTCTCAAActattgttttttctttttatgagaAAAAATGTCACCCATTTCTAAATCTTGTTCCATACATTGGAGTGAGTAAGAGTCACATTCAGTTTCATTTTTATGATTCTCAGAAGGACATTTATCTTGCAAGTAAAGAGATGCCATTATTTTATGTGAATCAAACTTTGCGATTGCCCACAGTGATTGCTACCTGGTTAGTTTTAAACTACAAGCACCTCTTGTCAGAAATAACAGAAGATATGGAAAGAGAGGGAAAGTTTGGGTTCCATTCTCAGGTTTTACCCGAAAGTTTGAAtctgtataaaactgaaattgAAATGGGTCTGACAGTTAAAcctaaaacatttcaatttatGGTTGCTAATTATGTTCCAACAATTTTTATTGCCAAAAAAACTGATGCAGAATATGAGTAA